TGGCTGTCTTGGATCCGGGTCACCGCGATGCCGTACTGGGCATGCCGCTCCAGGTTTTGACCCCACGTCAGCAAAGGCGTGCAGTAGGTGTTCATGGAATTGCTGTGTCTGCATGCCCCGGATCTCTTTACATCAGTTGGCATGTTCTGCCTTCTGCTGTTCTTTCTCTACCATTTGAATGGACTGGCATGGTGACATCTAATACAGGAAAGTTTGGATCATTGTAACTGCGTCATTTATGTGGGGAGGTTTACCACAAGTACATGTGTGAAGAGggataaaatgtaaatggtttcATTATGACATCCTGAaagtgatgttttaaaaaaaaaaaaaaaacgacactGAATCAACTGACCTAAATTGTGCTGTGTGGACAGTGAAAGCAATTTTCAGAGGCCACCAGACAAAGTTGTGAGGAGGGTGTGTTCACTTCAGACGAAGAGCACAGTGGAGACATTTTAAGCTCAAAACACCTCAGTGCAATGTCACATCAGAACCTTTGCACAGATGTGATGTGCGTGCTGAGTGGTCACTTCTCTGGTGTAGGGAAGCATTCTGGACGTTTCCAATGGAAAGTGTTCTAAGAAAGTGTTCACATGCTGTCATATGGCCTTATTTGTGTGAAACCACCTAATCATGGTCCTTGAGATGAATGTTGGAAGTGTGTAAGATTATTGTGCTATAGTGTGGTTAGTTtgatgtgtgtctgcctgcctctctccctgcagctgGACATTGTGCAGCAGGAGTACATCTACCAGGCAGGCCTGGACCAGTTCGAGGTGGTGAAGGCGGCACTGGATGGCACGGCTTCTTGGCTGGCTACAGTGGAGCAGAGGGGCAGCAAAATCTCCAGTCTCGAATTTTCCCTCAAACTCTGGAGCTTCAATGAAAAAGCTCAAAGGTATGTTTGAGGCAGAACTCATGCAATGCCCAGTGAAAGTAATGGACGCCCTATTTATTTTGTAGTAAGTGTCTAAAGTGCCTTCAAATGGAATTAGGAGGCTGTCAAGATTCTGTACTGATCCATCTGTTCTGTTTagtttcttaatttattttttttattttttaaagacctCTGAAGTAATTCTTtctaaatgattttttttgtttgtttttttttaattaaacacaacTATGCACTGAAGTACACTGTTCCCTTCTGCACCTGTGTAGCTTTGAGCTGAACACCACCATAACAGCTCCACATCAGAACATGATTACAGCTATGTGCTTCAGCCCTGCCATGGACACCACCATGCTGGTCACGGTGGCCAAGGATGACCAGTTCAAAGTCTGGCTGCTGGGGTCAGACTTGGATGAGCAGAGTGAGCCAAGCCCCACCTTCTCACATGCTCCAAATgctctatacatacacacacacgcacacacacacacacacacacgtgacatgcaaaaacacaccagAGTTTCCTAGTGAAAGGTGACCAGTATGTCTAACTGCCCATGATTGGTGCAGAAAAAGGGCATCCAAAGTGGTCGTGTTTCTGCTTGTTATCTTGATTATTGGTCCTGGAATTTCTGGAATATcatgcaattaaaaaacaaaacaaaacatggaaactCAGGGGATTTGATCACTTTTTGCATCAAGTCATGGAATATCAGGGAATTTTGTCTTTAAATTTTAGTTGCctttgtaaaaaatatttttatgcatttctcATATTGTGTGAGCAGTTGCTTAATTTTTCCGCGCCCATTTAACAAAGGTggtgtctttttctctctgttcatcaTAAGTCATGAAAATTCAGCTTTTTAGTCAGGGAATCGTACATTCGACTTAAAGTAGGAACCCTGTGGAATCACAGACGCACTGAAATAAGCCTCTGTCCCCTTCCCCTACTCACTTCCTCTCAGCAGAGCTGTGCACGAGTGATAATTGAACCTCTGAGTTTGTAAATAGTAGCTCTTCGAGGTTGCACTAGTCTTGTTTTGGCCGCAAGACTAATGACAACTTGTGGCTAAGATTAATGACAAACTGAAAGGCCGATCATCAGAATAACAGCTTGCTTCAGATGGGTTTCATTTTCCGTGTGTAAGCTGCTCGGAGAGTAGAGGGTTTCATTCTTCCCAAGCTAGAATTGTTCTCGTCACCCTGACCCCTTAGCCCTCtactcttttcctctcttcccctccccttACCTTTCCACTGACCTCAGCGTTTCCATTTCTGCTGCAGAGAAGCAAGCCTCTTGGTCATGTGAACACTTGGGCAGCTACCACGGCCTGCAGCCCACaaactgctgtttctctggCGATGGTTCCTTGCTGGCGGTCAGCTTCGCGGAGGTGGTGACCTTGTGGAGCCCAGACACCTGGGAGCTCCTCACCACGCTGTGCCAGCCGCCAGGGACTATCGAGTGAGTTCTTCAGCTCGGGCACACCAGAGCATGTTGACATTTTGTGCTTATGCTGCTGTTTTAGGGTGTAAAAAGCTGGTCAAACAGGTATAATTGTAAGACTCTCAAAAGCTAAGATGGTTTTTGCATTACAGTGTAATAGCCCAGACATGGTGCTGTGAGCCCTTCACCCTTTCAGAAGCTGTCTTATCATATTCTGGGTTTTGCATTGGTTTAAAAGACTAAATTTTATAATTAAACAGCTTTTGAAAACTAGCACTGGACATGGTGGATTTACCAATGAAAAACATCAAGAACCTCATGTACTGTCTAGATTTATCTTTGATTCATTTCCCTAGTAAAAGGGCCCAGACCTTTCACATGTATCTCTGGTAGGTAAGGGGGCAGTAGGTCGTTATGGTTACAGCATGCTTAAAAGGGCTGGAGTGTGATTTTATTGGCTTATGTTTGAGTGCAGCTGGTGTCTGGGCTCTCTGCGGTCTCCGGTGCGCTGGTGTCTGCAAAATGGAGTCAAATGGATTAATTCATGtgccccaaaaaaaaaaagaaagaaatatttataCAGTGAAAAACTTTGTGGTTGTAATGAAACCAGTAGATTATGTTGAGCAGAGCAGTGTTACAAAAGCTGCTGCTAGCCATGCTACTGTGGTGAAATATGTCTGAGGATCGTGACTGGACCTACAAGGTAGGCTGGAAAATGACTGCTTCTGATGGATTTTAACCTCCAGGGATCTTTGTTTCGGCCGGCTGAGCTGCTCTAAATACCTGCTTGGCACCACCACCAAGAATCTCCTCTGCTGGAATCTCCTCACCTGCGCATGTTCGTAtccacgtctgtgtgtttgtctgagacAAAACTTTCACCAAGActtgcatgttttgtttaagCTCCTTCAGGTTTGATCAAGGTTTTTGTGTTCACACTTCTTTCATGTATGGAaactaaatgtttctctttcacatAGTGGAGTGGAGCACGTCGATGGATGTATGTGTCCTGAGGACGGACCCTCTTTCTGAAAACGTGGCGGCATTTTGTCACAACTCTGGAAAAACCGATCGTAAGTTTGAGTCCTCATCAAATCAATTTGTGATTTATTCCAAAGAAGACTTAATCCAGTGAAGCATTGGCTTTAATCCCAGACCTATACTACCCTATGAGTGCAGTGTACTGCTCCCCCAGAACCCATATGAATTTAGGAATGCCTAACTGAATTACTGCTGGATTAAAAAGTTATGGACAAAGACTGAACGCTTAGGGCTGCTctgggaaaaaaagattttcacgTTTCGCATGTATTAAAGATGATAGGTGGCAGTGAAAAATGGTGCTAGCCGAATCCCTGTTCTGTGgccagtgtttgttttcagaccCAGCGAGCCGCGGCCTCTGTTTACCCAGAAGGCCGTGTGCGTTGGAAGGGTGCAGCGCTGTATCTTCGTCCCGAGGGAAGATCCCCTGGACAGCTGTGACGAGTGGTCCCAGTGGCTCAACAGGTCACGCCTGCACTTCCTTACAGAGCAAATGGTACGAGTCTAAAACGGACAGTCCACACTCTGCCACACTCAACTATTGGAAACATTTCCTTTCaagtctttgtgttttttgttagtGCTTTAAGCATGTAGACTATTGAATCTGTCAGTTTCAGCTCAGTCTACCATCTTATGTGCCGATCTCCATGgtaacattgattttttttttttaaattcccccccccccgtttgaAGGAATTATTGACGTTCAGTACCAGAGCAGAGGATGAGAGGATATTGAACTCTAGGAAGGAGGTCAGTCTCTCCTGTTTCTCGCCACGTGTCCTGTGCCTCTAGCTCCTACAATTGGTCTGGCTCACCCTGCTGTCGAATAACATCGAGTTGGTGGAAATGTGCTCTGTTGCAGCTCCTGGTTGACGACAGTGTCGCCATGACGCCCTTCTACCTGTTGCTAGGCAAGCATcgtcagcagcagcaggagaaaCAGACGTCTGTGCCGAGTCAAGCAGCAGACAGAGCCCAGCTCCCCCAGGGCTGTGTAGCCATCAGAGAGGTCAGTGCCAGTGAGCGCATGAGCAAGTTCAgttatttagattatttaagCTTTTTTGCTGTCCTTGCAACTCCCCACATGTTAATTTCTACATTCATCGCTTTTCCATGCTGATTCCCATTTGCCAGTTACTGCACACTCCGGCCCACGTCCTTCCACCAGCCTCCttcctgtgttcagtgtttttaaacTCCCTCCTCATCTCCAATACTGGCGGCAGGTACGGCATCTTAAGTTTCTACGGAATCTTGTTACACTCTGGCTTTTGTCAGAAGTAGACTTTGTACTCCTGGGGGGCAGTGAGAGCTCattggtgaaggtacttgacttgtaatctgagggttgccagttcaaactgccaggttgccactgttggggcccctgagcaaggcccttagctCTCAATTggtcaagctgtattcagtcataattgtaagttgcattGCAGCGTCAGTTAAATGCGCATATATAAAAATCAATGGCCCTTTTCATGTGCAATATCATTATTCCTAGATCTCCTTTTGACTTCCTTTTCTTTGAGTGTTTGTTGAGTCATCTTAGTTAATGTATGCTGCCGAGTCATGACAAGAAAGGAGCAAAAGTTACACCATTACAGACCTGCCTGCTTAATTTATTCAGTGACATGGTGGTTTTCACTGAGCTCTAATAACTTTATTTAATGTCTTATGCCTGCCCATGTTAATATGTAAACTGCAGTATTGCTGTATGTACATTGCATGAGGCTCTCTGTGGGAGGTCATGCTCGTCATGTTTTGCACTTATACTGTTTCACAGGGTGCGTATCTTCTCCTCAATTTGAATGCTTACGTAATGTCTTTTTATGTATCTGTCAACTAGTGAAAGTTCAAGTGCTGCATGTTTCTATATGGGTTTTTCCTACTGAAGTACCTTTGTTTCTGACTTTGCCTCTtgttcatatataaaaataaatctgtttatttctttttgtgctTACACAAGAGATGAGAAGGAGCTTCCTGAACAGGAAGTGGACAGTGAAAAAGAGGAAGTGGACTCGGAGGAGGAAATGGAAATGAATAACGGTCCGCAGGGAGTCCGGACACAAGGCTCAGTGGGCGAGGCCCCTCCAAGCCTGTCCAGAGCCGAGGAGAAAGAACTGAGGAGGTTGCGAAAGACTGACTTCAGCTG
This region of Electrophorus electricus isolate fEleEle1 chromosome 2, fEleEle1.pri, whole genome shotgun sequence genomic DNA includes:
- the wdr75 gene encoding WD repeat-containing protein 75, yielding MVEQTDIRVVRCGGSKICFSTPILTNDSRFLICASGDSVKVFSTRTEECVHVLHGHANQVTGVALNPANHLQVYSCSLDGTVRLWDFIDGILIKTFTVGYKISSIYVSNKHIGVIFIILPMQSNENGEHFQLVAVRLPSALEQELEARELSAVLSDVSPVPACTAFGQGGDYIASAKGLQLCVYFFRKQKTYRFKLKATDKKGARNAFTCVACHPKDDCIATGHQDGKIRLWRNFNQKKEYTYSTQHWHHNAVSALCFSPEGMHLLSGGVESVLVQWHCKEVNKKNFLPRLGGAIAHICVSPDGQMYSTSHTNNKITIISSFRVSAVIQGLVKGGSVQTDLMIDPRTKALVLNGKPGHLQFYSLERDKQLYSLDIVQQEYIYQAGLDQFEVVKAALDGTASWLATVEQRGSKISSLEFSLKLWSFNEKAQSFELNTTITAPHQNMITAMCFSPAMDTTMLVTVAKDDQFKVWLLGSDLDEQKKQASWSCEHLGSYHGLQPTNCCFSGDGSLLAVSFAEVVTLWSPDTWELLTTLCQPPGTIEDLCFGRLSCSKYLLGTTTKNLLCWNLLTCALEWSTSMDVCVLRTDPLSENVAAFCHNSGKTDLFVFRPSEPRPLFTQKAVCVGRVQRCIFVPREDPLDSCDEWSQWLNRSRLHFLTEQMELLTFSTRAEDERILNSRKELLVDDSVAMTPFYLLLGKHRQQQQEKQTSVPSQAADRAQLPQGCVAIRELLHTPAHVLPPASFLCSVFLNSLLISNTGGRDEKELPEQEVDSEKEEVDSEEEMEMNNGPQGVRTQGSVGEAPPSLSRAEEKELRRLRKTDFSWVTSLTSS